In Malassezia vespertilionis chromosome 7, complete sequence, the following proteins share a genomic window:
- a CDS encoding S-formylglutathione hydrolase (EggNog:ENOG503NW46; CAZy:CE1; COG:S; MEROPS:MER0043126) — MQQVSRNKTFGGDIIKYEFVSKSLGGLTTQMNVFIPPNASDSAKVPVLYYLAGLSSTEDNGAQKGNFFASAAQEGIAIVFPDTSPRGANIPGEDDAYDFGTSAGFYLNSTKAPWSEHYRMFDLVTKEIPEVLVTSSLPIDVKRASIMGHSMGGHGALVSYLKTAEGTYRSASAFAPISHPTQSPWGTKAFDGYLSGGVEEGKAWDASLLLAKRSAKATHIYVDCGTADQFYQSGQIQPERLVEAAKEAGVQDSVLLNMREGYDHSYFFVSTFGADHVRWHAKFLQ, encoded by the coding sequence ATGCAACAAGTCTCGCGGAACAAGACATTTGGCGGCGATATTATCAAGTATGAGTTTGTGTCGAAATCGCTCGGCGGCTTGACCACGCAAATGAACGTGTTCATCCCACCGAATGCTAGCGACTCTGCCAAGGTGCCTGTGCTGTATTATCTTGCGGGCCTGAGCAGTACCGAAGACAACGGTGCGCAAAAGGGCAACTTTtttgcgagcgcggcgcaagaggGCATTGCAATTGTGTTTCCCGACACGAGCCCACGCGGAGCTAACATCCCGGGCGAAGACGATGCGTACGACTTCGGTACGAGCGCAGGTTTCTACTTGAATTCGACCAAAGCGCCATGGAGCGAGCATTACCGCATGTTTGACCTCGTCACGAAAGAGATCCCCGAGGTACTTGTCACATCGTCGCTCCCAATCGATGTGAAGCGTGCATCGATTATGGGGCACTCGATGGGTGGGCATGGCGCACTCGTATCTTACCTAAAGACTGCCGAGGGTACGTACCGATCCGCCTCGGCATTTGCGCCGATCAGCCACCCGACCCAATCGCCATGGGGCACCAAGGCATTTGACGGGTACTTGTCTGGCGGTGTCGAGGAAGGCAAGGCCTGGGATGCCTCGCTCCTGCTTGCGAAGCGCAGTGCAAAGGCGACGCATATTTATGTCGACTGCGGCACCGCCGATCAGTTTTATCAAAGCGGGCAGATTCAGCCGGAGCGCTTGGTCGAGGCCGCAAAAGAAGCGGGAGTCCAAGATAGCGTGCTACTCAATATGCGCGAAGGCTACGACCACAGCTACTTTTTTGTGAGCACTTTTGGTGCGGACCATGTGCGTTGGCACGCCAAATTCCTCCAGTAG
- a CDS encoding uncharacterized protein (SECRETED:SignalP(1-18); TransMembrane:1 (n3-13c18/19o103-122i); COG:O; EggNog:ENOG503NUV2) — protein MKLAQLLVLGLIFELQKALVEREGEGANFYTMLGVKANAAVSDIRKAPDKNTGVSGAAKRFEQLGLIHKILRDERRDRYNYFLTNGFPKWRGTGYFYERFRPGLALVLAVLFVFSLVTQHLLQRMIWRTDKARVDRLYRSALAAARGAWFQTPEPDAKTPKSKHAKPPAQKKVRVPLRGYPDLSPAPSNAEIASGKVDWDDEGRKVRQAMSAVHNAPDGDELRMVDVTVYADNSMTVLDTANDEWIPLEQLDPAFAPSWSTLWPARLLRFLFGRAAREPVPTEVAPTATAETLGTDASAQASVPFKKAAKRRARGSKN, from the exons ATgaagctcgcgcagctgctcgtgctCGGGCTT ATTTTCGAGCTTCAAAAGGCACTGGTCGAACGCGAAGGCGAGGGCGCCAACTTTTACACGATGCTCGGTGTGAAAGCTAATGCGGCAGTGAGCGACATCCGCAAAGC TCCCGATAAAAATACCGGTGTGTCTGGCGCAGCGAAGCGCTTTGAGCAGCTGGGCCTGATCCACAAAAttctgcgcgacgagcggcgcgatcgGTACAACTACTTTTTGACGAACGGGTTTCCCAAATGGCGCGGAACTGGATACTTTTACGAGCGGTTCCGTCCGGGTCTCGCGCTTGTATTGGCCGTGCTCTTCGTATTTTCGCTCGTCACACAGCatctgctgcagcgcatgatCTGGCGCACTGACAAGGCGCGTGTCGATCGGCTTTATCGCAgtgcgcttgctgcagcacgcggcgcatggtTCCAAACTCCCGAGCCCGACGCCAAGACGCCGAAATCCAAGCATGCCAAGCCGCCTGCGCAGAAAAAGGTGCGTGTGCCTTTGCGTGGGTACCCCGATTTGTCGCCTGCACCGAGCAATGCAGAGATTGCGAGCGGCAAGGTCGACTGGGACGATGAAGGACGCAAGGTGCGGCAGGCAATGTCTGCGGTACACAATGCACCCGACGgtgacgagctgcgcatggtCGATGTGACTGTGTATGCGGACAACTCGATGACCGTACTCGATACCGCCAACGATGAGTGGATCCCGCTGGAGCAGTTGGACCCTGCATTTGCGCCGTCTTGGTCGACACTGTGGCCCGCACGCCTCCTGCGGTTTCTGTTTGgacgggcggcgcgggaGCCTGTGCCAACAGAGGTTGCGCCCACCGCAACAGCAGAGACGCTCGGCACCGACGCATCTGCGCAAGCGAGTGTGCCTTTCAAAAAGGCTgccaagcgtcgcgcacgcggaTCGAAAAATTAG
- the RCE1 gene encoding CAAX prenyl protease (COG:O; MEROPS:MER0004246; EggNog:ENOG503NXUB; TransMembrane:4 (n6-16c21/22o31-53i143-164o170-190i202-228o)), translated as MRVFEALARLGLALPTPSSLSSNWPLFASLSHYVCTLGCIVGYSVALTALLYLGTLYADFRGKVLPGQRHFRKDNGLQCIRNYVVAPISEELVFRASMLATIQYAEPPVSLACKIFATPLYFGLAHVHHAWEMFALHGKTRHAMHSALLSSALQFAYTIVFGWYADALFLRTGSVLAPCAAHIVCNAMGLPRVARDAKTTSIVLSVVGLAAFAYAFGPLTSVALFGGYMD; from the exons ATGCGTGTGTTTGAAGCACTTGCACGGCTTGGACTCGCGCTCCCGACGCCGAGCTCTCTGTCGAGCAACTGGCCGCTATTCGCGTCGCTTTCGCACTATGTATGCACACTGGGGTGCATTGTCGGGTACAGTGTAGCACTTACTGCGCTCTTGTACCTTGGTACATTGTACGCCGACTTTCGGGGTAAAGTGCTGCCCGGACAACGTCATTTTCGCAAAGACAATGGGTTGCAATGCATACGTAATTATGTCGTCGCGCCGATATCGGAAGAGCTCGTATTCCGGGCATCAATGCTTGCTACAATCCAGTATGCCGAGCCACCCGTATCCCTCGCGTGTAAGATATTTGCGACACCCTTGTACTTTGGCCTCGCACATGTGCACCATGCTTGGGAAATGTTTGCACTACATGGGAAAACGCGGCATGCAATGCACAGTGCATTGCTCAGCTCTGCATTGCAGTTTGCGTACACGATTGTGTTTGGCTGGTACGCAGACGCGCTTTTCCTGCGCACCGGctcggtgcttgcgccgtgtgcggcgcatatTGTGTGCAATGCCATGGGACTCCCGCGggttgcgcgcgatgcaaaaaCGACGT CAATCGTGTTGAGCGTCGTAGGTCTTGCTGCGTTTGCGTATGCATTTGGGCCGCTCACATCTGTGGCCCTTTTTGGAGGGTATATGGACTGA
- the MET22 gene encoding 3'(2'),5'-bisphosphate nucleotidase (EggNog:ENOG503NU2N; BUSCO:EOG09262HP3; COG:F; COG:P), giving the protein MSGMYLATERRIAIEAVQTACTITTKVFQHLVSSESVTKKDKSPVTIGDYSAQAAVNYVLSRAFPQDGIVGEETADDLRTMEGVELRAKVTSLVNEALQKHEQVAGPLPDSEILDTIDLGTYSGGADKRFWALDPIDGTKGFLRGGQYAVCLALLVNGRVELGVMGCPNLPLDPKQPKPRDGEIRDRDVSGLGALFVCVRGQGSYVRPICGADAAETPIQMRDLQGSFKSAGFCESVEAGHSSLATNQRIARILGMDTERSVRMDSQAKYASIARGDGDVYLRLPVGDGSYQEKIWDHAAGTLLVEEAGGTVSDIAGRALDFRLGRTLKANRGVVACSKDMHPTLVEAVADALHEEGRASLLEAP; this is encoded by the coding sequence ATGTCCGGAATGTACCTCGCGACTGaacggcgcatcgccattGAAGCGGTGCAAACGGCATGCACCATTACGACCAAGGTCTTTCAGCATCTTGTTTCTTCCGAGTCGGTCACAAAGAAGGACAAGTCGCCCGTGACGATCGGTGACTACAGCGCCCAAGCTGCGGTAAACTACgtcttgtcgcgcgcatttccaCAGGATGGGATTGTGGGTGAGGAGACTGCGGATGACCTTCGTACTATGGAAGGTGTCGAGCTCCGTGCAAAAGTAACGTCGCTCGTCAACGAGGCTCTGCAGAAGCACGAGCAAGTAGCGGGGCCGTTGCCAGATAGCGAAATCTTGGACACGATCGATCTCGGTACCTACAGCGGCGGTGCCGACAAGCGTTTTTGGGCGCTTGATCCGATTGACGGCACGAAAGGGTTTCTGCGCGGTGGACAGTATGCAGTatgccttgcgctcctggTCAATGGCCGTGTCGAGCTCGGGGTGATGGGATGCCCCAACCTGCCTCTTGACCCGAAGCAGCCGAAACCGCGCGATGGCGAGATCCGCGATCGTGACGTGTCtggccttggcgcgctgtttGTCTGTGTGCGTGGGCAGGGCTCCTATGTGCGTCCTatttgcggcgcggacgCTGCCGAGACTCCCATCCAGATGCGGGATTTGCAGGGCAGTTTCAAGTCCGCTGGGTTCTGTGAGTCCGTCGAGGCTGGCCATTCCTCGCTGGCGACCAATCAACGGATCGCGCGGATTTTGGGCATGGATACGGAACGCTCAGTTCGTATGGATAGTCAGGCAAAGTATGCAAGCATTGcacgcggcgatggcgatgtCTACCTACGCCTCCCTGTGGGCGACGGCAGCTACCAGGAGAAGATTTGGGATCATGCCGCGGGCACGTTGCTTGTCGAGGAGGCCGGCGGCACAGTCTCTGATATTGCGGGGCGTGCGCTTGACTTTAGGCTTGGGCGTACGCTGAAAGCAAATCGCGGCGTCGTTGCGTGTAGCAAAGATATGCACCCAACGCTTGTCGAGGCTGTCGCAGACGCACTGCACGAGGAGGGTCGTGCATCGTTGCTGGAAGCGCCGTAG
- the BNA6 gene encoding nicotinate-nucleotide diphosphorylase (carboxylating) (EggNog:ENOG503NUQX; COG:H): protein MQLQYASLLPPNWKTNVLAWLQEDCPSFDWGGYVVGDAPRTATLWCKQEGIVAGSPFVNAVFDELHCRITWNVEEGQYLTSKDSVPGTCDGKVKVAVAHVSGPVRNILLGERVALNTLARCSGIATASRRMLDAARRAGFQGIVAGTRKTTPGFRLVEKYGMIVGGVDAHRYDLSSMVMLKDNHVWSTGSIRSAVEGARSAAGFSVRIDVEVQSYEEAVEAICAGADVVMLDNMTGSALVQCAKRLKDELAGPKSDHRGYRFLLESSGGITLENLKQEAHHKRDPPIYPAH from the exons ATGCAGCTGCAGTATGCCAGCCTCTTGCCTCCGAACTGGAAGACCAACGTGCTCGCGTGGCTCCAGGAAGACTGCCCGTCGTTTGACTGGGGCGGCTACGTTgttggcgatgcgccgcgtacaGCGACACTCTGGTGCAAGCAAGAAGGCATCGTCGCGGGCAGTCCCTTTGTGAATGCCGTCTTTGACGAGCTGCACTGTCGCATCACATGGAACGTCGAGGAAGGGCAATACCTCACGTCGAAAGACAGTGTCCCCGGCACATGTGACGGTAAGGTAAAGGTCGCTGTTGCGCATGTGAGCGGCCCCGTGCGCAACATTttgcttggcgagcgcgtcgcgctgaATACCTTGGCGCGGTGTTCCGGGATTGCGACGGCCTCACGGCGTATGCttgatgctgcgcggcgtgcaggcTTCCAAGGCATTGTTGCAGGCACACGCAAGACCACCCCTGGCTTCCGTCTAGTCGAAAAGTACGGCATGATtgtcggcggcgtggaTGCGCACCGCTACGATCTGAGCAGTATGGTGATGCTCAAAGATAACCACGTCTGGAGCACCGGCTCTATCCGCAGTGCTGTGGAGggtgcgcgcagcgctgcgggATTCTCTGTCCGTATCGACGTCGAAGTGCAGTCGTACGAAGAGGCCGTGGAAGCCATTTGTGCCGGCGCAGACGTCGTGATGCTCGACAACATGACTGGCTCGGCGCTAGTCCAGTGTGCCAAGCGCCTCAAAGACGAGCTTGCCGGTCCAAAAAGTGACCACCGTGGGTACCGTTTTCTGCTCGagtccagcggcggcatcACGCTTGAAAACCTGAAGCAGGAAGCGCAT CACAAGCGCGATCCACCAATCTACCCAGCACATTGA